One Nostoc sp. CENA543 genomic window, CAGCAGCATTATCGGATTCAGAATTAATTACATCCAATACAACTAACTCAACACCTGAAAACACATTAATTCAACCGCAACGAGAAAATCAGCCTTACATTTCCAGTTCACCAGAAATCACATCAAAAACACCAACAAATTCTGCACCTGAAACCACAGTTATTCAAGCACAAATAGAATATCAGCCATCAGTTTACAATTCATCAGAAATCACATCAACACCAACACATTCGGCAACGGAAACTACATTAATTCAGCCACAACCTGAGAAGTATCTATCAGTCGATAATTCAGTAGCATTATCGCAGTCAGAGGTAACTACACCCAATACAACTAACTCAACACCTGAAATGGATAATATTAAATCTGTAAACAAGAACGATGCGACAAAAATTATTCAAGCGAAAAATACAATAATTCCTGAGTTACCTCAAGCTATCGAAAATATCTCAATTCTCTCACCAATATCTCAACCATCGGCATTAATTATATCTAGGTTGATTGATAACAAATCACAAAATACAAAAAAATCTACAAACGTTGACTATAAATCAACATCCAAAATCCAAAGAAAACAAAATGAAGAAGTATCAGATTCTTGGTCTAGCATTGCTGACTTAGTAGATGGGATACCAGCTATTAATCATACTAAAAAAATAGTAATTCAACCTGAAATTGATAAAGAACAATGGCAAAAAGTTTTACCTAATAAAAATAAGCGATCGCCAAACCTTTATCAAACTATAAAACATCATCATCAATCCCCACCCAACATTAGTTTCTCATCTAAAAATAACTCTAGGAATGATTTAATACAGACATTCTCGAATCCTGCTGAATCACCAATGATACAAATGGTTAAGAATGACTCTGAACAACCAGAATCTAATAATAACTTAACTAAGGACGAAACCGAAAATATAGAAATACTTGCCCAAGAAATATACAAAATACTCCAACAACGTTTAGCAATAGAACGAGAACGCCGAGGTAATAATTATTCAGGACGATTACCTTGGTAAATTCAACAGTCAACAATTAACAGTCAACAATCATGAGTACCACCCTTTTAGTTAAAGCCAAATTAATTGCAACAGAACAAGCTGCACCCGATATTGAATTTATGTTCAATCCCACCCAGCTAGATTTTTCCCAACAAATCAACCTCACCAAAAGCAGTGGTGCGCGGACTGGACGAGGATTACCCAAAGTCAGCTTTGCCTATCCCGAACCTTGCATCCTGACTATTAACAACATTATCTTTGATACCTACGAAGCAGGTACAAGCGTCCTAACTCATCTGAAAAAATTTGAAAAAGCCGTCAACTTTGCAGAGGCTGGAACAGGTGTAGATAAACGTCCACCTATATATATATTTACTTGGGGTGATCAACAGTATATCCGTTGTTTTGTTCAGTCACTTAGCTATAGTTTGACGCTATTTTTACCAGATGGTACGCCTGTAAGAGCCAAAGTAAACCTGACACTAGAAGAAGTAGACGAATCAATTACACAACCAGGAATGGGCGCACCTGCTAGCGTCAATAGAGGCGGTGACAACAGAAGCAAGCGCAAGTAATTCGACTTTTGGTTAATAGCCTAGTGCCATTGATCCTCTTAGGCTATGGAAAACCCATTGTGCTTATCCTATGCCCGGAGTCAGTTACATCCCCGAACCCCTATTGCAAATTGATAATACTGATGCTTCAAAAGAATTAATTGAAGACATTTTGCAAATCTCTGTAGAAGAGAGTCTCCATCAACCAGGGATGTTTACCTTAGTCATTCGTAATGACTACTTTCCCGGAAAAACGACTGAAACTACCTGGAAACATCAAAGTTTATTTGCTATTGGCAAAAAAATCAAAATTGGCTTTGTTTCCAGCACCACAGAAAACGCAGAGTTTCAGGATGTAGAACAGGGTTATGTATTGGAAGGGGAAATCACTGCTATAGAAACTGAATTTACACCTGAATCACAAGCTCCGATTGTGATTCGGGGTTATGATATTTCTCACAGATTACATCGGGGACGTTATAACCGTTCTTTTCAAAACGTCACTGATAGTGATGTTGTCACCCAAATTGCAGGTGAAACAAGTATCACAACCGGCACAATAACTACCACAACTCCCGTTCATGAATACATCTTTCAAGAAAACCAAACTAACATGGAATTCTTGCGAGAAAGAGCCGCCCGCATAGGTTTTGAATTATACGTGCAGGATGGGAAACTCAACTTTCGTCAACCCACACAAAACCAGACTTTATCTCTGAAATGGCTCAAAGACATTCACAGTTTTCGTGTTCGTGTCACCAGTGCGGAACAGGTGAGTTCTGTAGAAGTGCGGGGTTGGGACTACTCTACAAAGAAATCAATTGTATCAACAGCCACAACAGAACAAGTAATTACCAGTACAGATAATGGTAAAGGTAGCCTCAGTAGCAAGAAATTTACCATTCAGCCCAAGATGATAGTTGTAGATCAACCTGTGTTTAGTACAGCTGAAGCGCAAAAAATCGCTCAAGCTTTGTGTAACGAACTGGGGGGAGAATTTGTCTATGCAGACGCGAAAGGAGAAGGTAATCCTTTAATTAGAACAGGAAAAGTCATCAAGCTGACAGAGATGGGGAATTACAGTGGCAGTTATTACGTTACAGAAACTCGTCACCTCTTCCAAAAGCGCAAATATACCACAGAATTTAGTGTGCGGGGATTACGTCCAGGAGACTTATTCGCTACATTAACCCCGCAGCAACACTTGCAACCAGGACAAACTCTGTTAGTGGGAATTGTCAGTAATAATAAAGATCCTAAAGGTTGGGGTAGAGTCAGAGTGAAATTTCCCACCTTGACTGAAGAACATGAAAGTAATTGGGCGAGAGTAGTAAGTGTAGGTGCTGGGCCAGGTAGGGGTTTTGATTGTTTACCAGAAGTTAATGATGAGGTTTTAGTAGCATTTGAACATGGTGATATTCATCGCCCCTATGTAATTGGTGGGGTGTGGAATGGTACAGATGCGCCACCAGAAAGCGTAAATGATACCATTGTCGATGGTAAAGTCCGCCTCCGCACCTTTAAAACTCGTGTTGGACATAAATTACAGTTTGTAGAAGAAGATAAAGGCACTAAAAAAGGCGTTTATTTACAGACAATAGGTGGTCATAATTTTCGTTTAAATGACAGTGATAAATTTGTAGAATTAGAGACAACTGGCGGACATAAATATCGTGCTGATGATAGTGATAAAACAATTAGTTTAAATTCTACTGGTGATATTGCAGTTAAGTCGGGAACTACTGGTACAACAAAGAAAATTAGTGTAAATGGCGGAGAAATAGCCCTAACTGCCACGCAAAAAATTAGCCTCACTGTTGGGGGTACTAGTATAGAATTAACTCCTAGTGGCATTACTATGAGAACCACTGGAACAGTGAGTATACAAGCTGGTAGCTCTATGAGTGTACAATCTGGTGGTTCTTTGAGCGTAACCTCTGGTGCGTCAATTAGTGCTTCTGCGGGTGCGTCAATTAGTGCTTCTGCGGGTGCGTCAGTTAGCATTAATGGCGCAGCCACAGTTGGCATTATGGGCGGTATAGTTAGGCTGAATTGTTAATAGTCAATAGTCAATAGTCAACAGTCATTAGTCATTAGTCATTAATACGTTGTCTTCCTTGTCTCCTAATCCCCAGTCCCCAATCCCTACCAGTCCCCAGTCTCCAATCCCCAGTCCCCAATCCCCAATCCCTAATTCCCTATGTTTCCAGCCGCACGACTTACTGATTTAACTGTTACCGGTGATCCAATTACTGCACCTGGTGTTCCTAATGTGTTGATTATGGGTTTACCCGCCGCTTGTGTTGGTGATTTGGTGGTGGGGCCTGTGATTACAGGTAATATTGTGATGGGTTCTTTGACTGTATTAATTGGTGGGCGACCAGCTGCTAGAATCACTTCTCAGGTAGCTGGTGTGAATACTGTAACTGGTATACCTTTAACTACTGTTGTAGGGATAGGTGCGCCGACTGTATTGATTGGTGGTTAAATTTAACAGGACTTACGCAAGTGTTACAATTGATAGCTGGTGCGTGATGCGATAATTCTCATGACTACGTTTAAATTCTGTCACAGCGTCACACACCCTACAAAAAAATATGCCAGTTGCGGAAGTCCTACTTAAAAGTCATTGACTGCGTAAGTTCAATTAATCATCAAATATAAGTCTTATATAAAACCTGATATTTATTTATGAGTAGAACTGAGCGCATTGCTAAGATTATTGCAAAACGCCAACCGTTGGCGAAAAAAATTACAGAGGTAGAAGAGAATTTAAATTCTATTTCCTATGCACTCCACTACTTAGAAGACTACCGCAATCAGTTATTAGCAACGGTTGAAGATATTAGTATTTCAGGAAAATTGCAAGCCATTGATTTTGCCAAAATCCAATTGAGTCTGGTAGCTGAGTTAGAAGCTTTAAGTAAGCTCAAAGCTCGCTTTTCGCGTAACACTCTTAACATTGGTGTGATTGGACGCGCTAGACAGGGAAAAAGCCGTCTATTACAAAGTTTAACGAAATTGACAGCAGCAGAAATTCCTGATGGGAGTGGTGAACACTGCACGGGAGTTCGCAGCACAATTTACCATAACCCAGCTTTTGAAACCTATGGAGAAGTAACTTTCCATACAGAACGGTCTTTCTTGGATGAAGTGATTGCTCCCTATTATGAACAATTGAAATTGGGTGCTAAACCAATTACATTAGGAGAATTTGCCACTCAACCATTGCCGTCTTTACCTAGTAACTTTGCTGGTGCAGAGGGGGGTGCAAAGTATGAACATCTGCGGGGATATCATAAAAATATTGATAAATATCGTCATCTGTTTCGAGAAATTTCACCACGGCGGATTTCTAGAGATGAAATTAGAGCTTATGTAGCACAAGATAATCTTGAAGGTGAACGTATTTATTTTAATTACGTAGCAGTTAAAGATGTAAAAATTGTTTGTAAATTCCCTAATGATGATGTGGGGCAAATTGCTCTAGTTGATTTACCAGGATTGGGCGATACAGGGATTGGTGATGAAGAAAGAATGGTCAAAACTATTGGTCAAGAAGTTGACGCAGTTCTCTTTGTCAGAATGCCAAAACCTTCTGGTGATTTTTGGGGAGATGTGGATGTCAAACTTTATGATACAGCTCGTTCAGCTTTAACTGATTTGCCGATTGAGCAGTGGTCTTTTATGGTTCTCAACCGCACAGATAGAGGTTCTAACTATGGAGATAATGCTTCTAACTGTGAACGATTGACACAGAGTATTACTGATAAACATATCAAACTTGTAGAATGTATAACGGCAAATTGTGCTGATCCTGATGAAGCCAATAATAAAGTTTTGGATCGTGTGGTTGATTATTTGGCTACTGAAATCACCTCTCTAGATAAAAAATATGCCTCTTCTTGTCAAGAACGACTTGAGCAACTCCAAAGTGCTATTGATGCTGAATTAGATAAAGCTAAAAATGCGTTAGGACAGCCGATACAGTCAGCCGAAACTAGTAGATTTGAAGTTCTATTTAAACAACTTTGGGAACAATTGACGACTGGTCTAGAGATTTTACTGAAAGAATTAAGTAAACAGATAGATAAGCATGATCGTGACTTTAAAGAGGCAGTTGAAGCTGCAATTAAAGCTTGTTATGAAGATACTAAATTACCGTCTTCAATAGAGGGAATTGAAGTTAGACGTAATGTGAGTAATTCTTATGAAACAGCTTATAATGAATATTTAAATGAAATTCGCGCCCATATTTCCAAACATTTTTTAACTTTAGATGAGGGGTTAAAAAATTCTTTGAACCGTGTTAAATCTCAGGTGGCGCAAGTATTGATAGAAAAAGGTAATTTAGGAGGGCTAACTGAGGTAAGAGGGGCTGATTTTGTTCAGGCGATCGCCAAACTATTACCTGATGACCTTATAGGCGATGGACAACCTTGCAGAATCAAATTCGGTTTCCAAATTCTAGCAGAATTCGAGTTATCTTACCGAGGCATGATTCAACACCGCATTCGTAAATGTCTGAATGATTTATCTCCTGATACAAAAACTCTCAAACTCCCACCAAATCCCAATGCTCAACAAGTAATGAGCAATCTCAAAGCACTACACGGGGAAGCAGTTTATCAATGCGAAACAGCCTTAGATGAATTACTGTGTGAGCCTTCCCAAGCGGGTTTTGCCATAGTGGAAGAGTTTCTTGATCGTGTGCTGCGTGCAGACGAAGTTGAAATAGAGTGGCGGATATTTTTGCGGGAAGAACGCGCTGCCATCTGGCCTGATGAATTTGAGTTACTGGGTGAACGTACTAGACTAAGAAGAGAGTGGTTAGAAGCAATAGAAAAAGTCGCGATCGCCAATCAATTAGACTCTATGAAATTTCTCAATTAATTCACTCAGGAAAATACAATGCCATCAGAATTGAAAATTACTATGCTAGGACATAGAGGTGTAGGTAAAACTAGTATTTTAACCGCTATGTATGAGCAGTTTGATACTACTATAGGTGAAGCAGGTCTGCAACTCACACCAGATTTAGAAAGCTCGGCTCTATTATCAAAACGTTTAGGTGAATTAAAAGCTCTATTAAATGATTTTGAAGCAACAGGAGGCTTAGAAGGAACTGAAGGGCATAAATCTTTTAAATTTGGTCTGGGAAAATTGGGAGGTAAACCCAATTTACAATTGAGTTTTCAAGATTTCCCTGGTGAATATCTGCAAAATAATTGTGAATTTGTCAGTAATGTAGTAAAAGAATGTGCAGCAGTTTTAATTGCTATTGACACACCGCCTCTCATGGAAGCAAACGGTAGATGGCATGATTTAATCAATAACCCTAAGCAAATTACTGATTTTTTTAAGATAGCATATGCTGACTTAGAAGAACCAAAACTTGTGCTGTTAGTACCAGTTCGCTGTGAAAAATACGTCCAAAATGAGCAAGATGCAAAAAAGCTAACAGAGCGCATAAAAGACAAATACAGTGGTTTATTACGCTTGTTTAACAGTGAAAATCTACTAACAAAGGTGGCTTGTGTGGTGACACCTGTGCAAACGGTGGGAACTGTATTTTTTTCTCAGATTAAAGAAATTGATGGTAAACCCAATTTTTATTTCCGCAAAATTGATCATCATGCTGAGTACAGTCCCCAAGATAGTGATCAGCCACTACGATATCTTTTACGCTTTGTACTCAAGCTTCATTTAGATACTAAGCGCGGCTGGTTTAATCGCATTCGGCGTTGGCTAGGTTGGGATGAATACTTAAAGGAAGCAGCTCGTAAATCTGCTGAAAAATGTAAGCATACTGGTGGATTTGAAATTTTGCAAGGTCTCGACTTACTGGATATTAAAAAATAGGAGTTGGACATGGAAATTTATGTTTACACTGCTGGTTTTGATCAACAGTACGGCTATTGTTGGCGAAGAATTACAGAGAATAATCAGGAAGAAATCAGTGAACCAGCATTAGTCAGCAAATTTAAAGAACTCCTAGAAACTGAATCTCCCTCTCTACTTTTAGCGCGTGATTATAACCAGTTAATTTTACTAGTCACGGGTATAAAAGCCAGTCAAAGGAAAGATTATCGTGGTCGGACTATTCGTAATTCCGTGGCTTGGATTTTTCCCTACTCTGAAGAAAATGAGCAGAAGTTACAAGAATTAGCGGCTCTTTCATTAAGAGGAGAATTAGATCATAAAATTGATGATGCCATCACACAAGATGATGAATATGGGTTTAAAGTTTCTTTTCAGGAAATAGTCGATATAATTAGTAGTTTAAATAAAAGAGATAGAATTAACACAGCAGAATCTAGTTATATGTTAGCTTACAATTCCCCAGCTAACAGAGATAAACTAGCAACTCTTTTGGAAACAAAAAGTTTGCCTCCTCAAGAAAAAAATGTAGACGTACTAATAGTAGTTACTGGTATTAAAGCAGAGGATACTTTAATCAAATATTTAGTCTGGCGAGGACTATCGAATTTGATTCAATATCAAAGTTTTACTGAATACAATCCACAAGTTACTAATATAGTTAAAAAAAACTCAGGCGGTTCAAGAAAACAAGAAAATAACAGTCAAACGTTAATTTTAATCTTTGCCGGTTTAGGCCTGATGGCAATATTCTTGTGGTTTTTTTTTAGGCTTTTTTCGCCAATTCAAGGTTTAAAAGTAGAATATCCCCCTACGGGTGCTATAGCTGCTATGAGTTTGGGAGGACAACATATTGTTAGTAATACCAATGGGAATTTACTTGTACAGAATCTGACAACTACAAACACTAGTAGTCCTCCTAGAGAAGTAAAACCAACTATTGAAGTCTCATCTCTTGCCGTCAACTCTGACGGTACAGTTATTATTGGTGGTGCTAATGATGGGCAAATATGGTTATGGCAATATGATAATGCTCAGAAGCAATTTCAAGGTAAACCTTTTCTCAAAAAGCATATTGGCAAAGTTTTATCAGTAGCCATTAGTCAAGATGGTAATACTATTGCTAGTAGCGGTGCTGATGGAATGGTGTTTATGTGGAATAGAAAAGGAGAAATTATAGATGAGAAAAAATTAAAATAAATCAAGTTGGTGTTGTAGCGATCGCACCCCCATTATACAGAGGCGATCGCATAATCATTACTTAGTCCGGCGCACGAAGGGTAATAAGTCTTGTAAAATTACCTCATGATAGTGTTCTTGCGGATAGTGACCGACGTTATTGAGTTTAATTACTTCCGCATCAGGTACAGACTTAGCAAAACTTTCGGCTATCTCTATCGGTAGCCAAGGGTCAATCATCCCCCATTGAATTAAAATTGGTTGTTGCCATTGTTGAAAACCAGAGGTAATCTCGCTCATGGCGGTTGGTAGTTGCAGATTACGAATCGTGGTTAATAGCGCGCGTCCCACGGCGGAAGTTTTTAAATAGGGTTTGCGGTACACATCTAAATCTGCATCTCCAATGCGATAGCGACTCCCACCTTCTAAGGTGCGGTCAACTAACAAAGGGTCTTGAGTCATCATATCACCCACAAAAGGCCAACCCATCTGTTGCAGTTTCCAGGGTAATTTTGCATCCAGAGAAATAGGTGTATTTAAAATAGCAATGTTAGCAATTTTTTCGGGATTTCTTAAAGCATATTGCAGACCGACAGAACCTAAAAAACCTTGCACAACTAGCGAAAAACGTTCTAGTTCTAATGCGTCAATAAACCCTGATAAAGCCTTGATGTAAGCATCAGGAGTGTAGGGAAACTCTTGTTTTTCCGGCTTGGCAGAAAATCCAGAACCAATCCAATCTGGTGCGATCGCTCTTGTACCTTGTCCGGCTAATCCTGGTAAAATATTACGCCAACTGTAACTTTGTGATGGGATTCCATGTAATAAGACTACAGGCAATAAATCAGTTTGACCAATTGGCGCAGATTCTCGATAAAACCACTCTAAAGAATCTACTGTTATTTTATTTTCTGTTATCGACACGCTATTTTCCTATCTGTTTTATATGGCAAATCTTACCATTTTGCTGGGTGTATGAAAGCAGAGGGTAGGAGGAGCGAATGTCTACATCATTGCAGATGCTGTAGTAGTGGACTGGCTAGGTTAACCAATTTTAGATTTTGGATTTTGGATTGCAACTCCAGACCCACTCTGCATCGGTATTCCTAGATTGTTGCCTCTTATGCGACAAGGATTTCATACACCGAACAAAACATGAACGTCGCAGGTGATTGGTCAGAACACTCCGCCGAGAAAATCGCCACTCTAGACTATCTCAAAGGCTGTACTTCTTAGTGAGTTAAGAATCTTTACCACAATCGCCTAATTGAGTAAGCATCAACGGAAAATTTTTTATAATCCTCCTGTAAAGGTTGTTTATACGTCAAAATTCAGGATAATACCCAAATACGCATGTAAAAAACAAGTTTTCCGTATCTTCAGACAGAAGTTCGTTGTAATGATTGATATGTACTGATGCCGCGTGTTAATCCAGAAAACCTTGATCTCATCTTCTTGGAAGAAACTGTTTGGGTTTTAGTTGGGGAGGTTGATTTACCAAGTTATGATTTTTCCCTTTCCCAGTTCTTTGCTTGTCGTCGTCCTTGGCTTCGACCTGAGCCAATTGCAGCGATCGGGCGATTTGGAGCAGCGACCAATTATGATGAGATTTATCACCAACTGGCAGCAGACGAAATCTTTCTGATTCACTCACCAGAACAGCATCTTCTTGCCAGCGAGTTGCCGCGTTGGTATCCTTTGCTAGAAGGGTTAACACCCAAGAGCCTTTGGTTTTCAGAGCCTCCTGATATCGCTATTGTTGAACAAGCGATTGGGCTACCGCTATTTCTCAAAGGTAGTCGTCAAACCAGTCGTCATCAAGCAGCACTTTCAATCATTCGTTCGGCTGAAGATTACTATCGAGCAATTCAGATTTACCAGGAAGACCCCATTTTGCGGTGGCAAGACCTCGTTTGTCGTGAGTTTGTCCAACTACGCCCCGTTCCATCAGAACCAACTGCAAAAATTCCTGCATCTTTTGAGTTTCGCTCGTTCTGGTGGCGAGGTCAGTGTGTGGGTGCAGGGCAATACTGGTCAACCTCATATCATTGGAACTCGGATGAGGAGAGAGCCGCCTTAGCGATCGCTCAAGCAGCAGCAATGCGGCTCAACTTACCATTTGTTGTAATTGACGTTGCCCAAACTATTACCGGAGAGTGGATTGTGATTGAATGCAATGATGCCCAAGAAAGCGGATATACTGCTATTTCTCCTTTTGCCCTGTGGCAAAATCTGATTAATGAGGAGCGAAAATTTTCAGAGTTGCACCGTGATGTATAGGAATCCAACTTGATTCTTGGGCATTGTATAAATGCGGGATGAACTGAGGCTTATTGTGCAACGCAGAATATTGATTCTTTTGTTAGCGGGGCGGGGCGTAGCCCGACAAAAATCATCCCACTAATCAGCAATGCTTTGATATGTAAACAATTAATTTTGCCAGCCGGGATCATGCTGGTTTTGGGTTCTCCGGTCTTGGTAAAACTGCTGTAGTTACTTAGATACAAGGGATTTCATGCACGCATTGACTATTCAGTGCAGTGTTTAGTCGCTGCTGAGTTGAGAAATAAATTCTGCCTTGTCTACCTTGTACCTTGATTTTAGATAAATATCTATGATATCGTTAGACCGTTATAATTAAACTACAGTTACTTGATAGACTAACAGTAGTTTATAAATACATAGTGTGCATCGAACGGGAATTAGCCCTTATGCCGAACGATTGGTATGAATGGCACGACCTCTATAACACTGAGCCAAAGTTGCAGCAGCGTCTAGAAATCGTGCGGGAATATATTGCTTATAGCTTGAATGCTTCCCCAGATGGAGCTATTCAGATAGTGAGTGTTTGCGCCGGTGATGGACGAGATTTACTAGGAACTTTACAAAATCACCCCCGCGCGAAGGATGTTTCTGCACGACTAGTTGAAATAAATTCAAATCTAGTTGAACGTGGACAAGCAACTATAGAATCTTTGGGTTTAACCAAGCAAATTGAGTTGATCAATGGTGATGCAACTCTTGCTACTAACTATGTAGGTGCAGTACCCGCAGATATCGTAATTGTGTGCGGCGTTTTCGGCAATCTGGCTGATGAAGGCGAACTCAATCGTTTACTAGATAACCTCAGTTTTCTCAGTAAACCAGGTGCGTTTGTCATCTGGACTCGCGGACACTCTAACGGTTTTCCCTACTCTGACAATGTACGGAAAATTTTGTCTGCATCTGGATTTGAAGAAGTTCAGTTTAAGCTAACTGCTACAGGAGATATGGGAGTAGGTCTTCATCGATACGTTGGTGAAAATTTACCTCAACCCAAAGAACAACAGTTATTTGTGTTTTCCGGCGTTCCTAGTAAAGCGAGGTAAAAATGTCTATTCAAAACACAATATCGAGTTGGGATGAACTTCTACAGACAGCTAGAAACCATACCTCTGCACGTCGAGTAAAAAGGCCAGGACAATCTCCTTCTACTGCACCCATACCTAGCAGTTTCGATAAACTTCCGCCAAATACAGAACCCCCAGTCCTGCTTTACCGAGATACTAATTCTTGGTGTCCTTTCTGTGAGCGAGTTTGGTTTGCGCTGGAAGAAAAGGAAATTCCTTTTGCTACAGAGTTTATTGATTTAAGTAATAAACCCAAATGGTACACTGACCTAGTTCCTACTACCCTTGTACCGGCTGCTAAAATTGAGGGAAATTTAGTATACGAATCTAAAGATATTCTCCTAGCTCTAGAAGCAAGGTTTCCCAGTCCTGCATTATTACCGGAAAATCCAGAGGAAAATGCTATTGCTAGGCGTTTGGTTGAAGAATCAGAAACCAATGGTTTTCGGAATCTCGCTTATAAATTCTTGAGAGAAGCACCTATAGATGCTGAAGAGCTAGCAAAATTACAAGCAGAATTTGAAGCTAAATTAGATGAACTTGAGCAAGCTTTATCTGAATATCCCGGCCCCTACTTTGTGAGTACCTTTAGCTTAGTAGATATTATGTATAGTCCCCATCTAGATAGATTGGCGGCTAATTTACCTGTGTATCGGGGATATCATCTCAAAGGAAATCCGCGCTTTCCTCGAATTAATGCTTGGTTTGACGCATTAAATCAACGTCCGGCTTATCATCGGGTGAAGTCGGATAATATTACCAACAATTTGCTGTTACGTCGTCGCTGGGGTGTGGAACCAATTGGAAATCCATTACCATTGGATGCAGTAGATAGCCAAAAAATTCAATATCGTGCCGAAGCTGCCGAAAGATTGAGCGATAATCGAGAAGTTGCGATCGCAGATATTATCAAAAATTCTGGAGTCCAAGCTTTAGCCGCAGATGGTGACTTTACCACAGTTAAAGAATCGGTTGATTTTCATCTCCGCCAACTAGCTGATTATCTCATTCATAGCAATGGCGAAACTTTACCGGGTGGTCGGACGGGTGGTAAAAATAGCATTGTTGATCCTATCTTCGCTGCTGTGGGGGCGATTACATTCGCATATCTGAGAAATCGCATCTGCGCGCCTCGTGATATGAGTGCTGGTGCAGCAACAGCGTTTCGAGCAGCGATAGATAAGTTATTGGCTTCTGTTTATTAAAGGCAGAAGGTAGGGGACAAGGGGGACAAGGTAGACAAGGTAGAATTTATTTCTCAACTCAGCACGGGCTAAACGCCGCGCTACCGCTAACAGCACTCACCACTCTCAAACACTGTTTGACGTAGTTCGGGAAAGACTTTAGAGACTTTATTTAGGAGGTAATCGCCGTAAGTGCCGCGAAACTCATGGACACTAGCTTTATCCCAGCGATCGCTTTGATCATCATTTACTACTGCACCCTTGAGTTCAATGGGTTTGACTTCAACGTTAAAGTTAGGATCAAAGAAGAAAGGAAATGATAGGCGATTAGTTGTTGATAAGTTCTGAACGCGGTGGGGTGTTGAACGATATAGTCCTTGAGTCATACGATCAAGCATATCCCCAATGTTACATACGAATGAACCAGGTATAGGAGGTGCATCTATCCAACCAGACTTTGATTTGATTTGTAATCCACCAATGTTATCTTGTTTGAGTATAGTTAATACTCCATAATCTGTATGCTCCCCAACTCCCCATGCGGATTGAGATGATGAATTAGGGGGATAATTAAAAATCCGAAATAATATCAGGGGATCTTTGGTATAACGCTCTGTAAAGTATGACTTGTCTAAACCCAAACTCAGAGCAATACCAGCCATG contains:
- a CDS encoding isopenicillin N synthase family oxygenase → MTISQVPIIDISGLILPTHYSADLVAKQIRQACQNYGFFYIVGHRVDEQLQQKLEHLSQQFFAQDEETKLKMRMAFGGRAWRGYFPVGNELTSGKPDLKEGIYFGAELEEDNPLVKAGIPMHGRNLFPSNIPEFRETVLEYIESMTQLGHILMAGIALSLGLDKSYFTERYTKDPLILFRIFNYPPNSSSQSAWGVGEHTDYGVLTILKQDNIGGLQIKSKSGWIDAPPIPGSFVCNIGDMLDRMTQGLYRSTPHRVQNLSTTNRLSFPFFFDPNFNVEVKPIELKGAVVNDDQSDRWDKASVHEFRGTYGDYLLNKVSKVFPELRQTVFESGECC
- a CDS encoding glutathione S-transferase family protein, translated to MSIQNTISSWDELLQTARNHTSARRVKRPGQSPSTAPIPSSFDKLPPNTEPPVLLYRDTNSWCPFCERVWFALEEKEIPFATEFIDLSNKPKWYTDLVPTTLVPAAKIEGNLVYESKDILLALEARFPSPALLPENPEENAIARRLVEESETNGFRNLAYKFLREAPIDAEELAKLQAEFEAKLDELEQALSEYPGPYFVSTFSLVDIMYSPHLDRLAANLPVYRGYHLKGNPRFPRINAWFDALNQRPAYHRVKSDNITNNLLLRRRWGVEPIGNPLPLDAVDSQKIQYRAEAAERLSDNREVAIADIIKNSGVQALAADGDFTTVKESVDFHLRQLADYLIHSNGETLPGGRTGGKNSIVDPIFAAVGAITFAYLRNRICAPRDMSAGAATAFRAAIDKLLASVY